One Tripterygium wilfordii isolate XIE 37 chromosome 10, ASM1340144v1, whole genome shotgun sequence DNA segment encodes these proteins:
- the LOC120007649 gene encoding hexokinase-2-like isoform X2, with translation MAFFVTKNFIVRMGKVAVRVALGVAVVAAVAAAVVVRRRMRKDGKYGKAMEIVKELEEKCGTPIGKLRQVADAMTVEMHAGLASEGGSKLKMLISYVDNLPTGNEEGLFYALDLGGTNFRVLRVQLKHGGIANQEFEEVSIPPNLMTGTSDVGQDVVAELTKALKRQGLDMVVTALVNDTVGTLAGGRYFNKDVVAAVILGTGTNAAYVERAQAIPKWHGVLPKSGEMVINMEWGNFRSSHLPLTEYDHALDVESLNPGEQIFEKIISGMYLGEIVRRVLLRMAEEAAFFGEIVPEKLKVPFILRTPHMSAMHHDTSSDLKVVAKNFTDILEIPNTSLKMRKVVVEICNIVATRGARLAAAGILGILKKLGRDAVRDGENQKTVIALDGGLYEHYIEYSKCLENTLDELLGDEVAKSIVMEHANDGSGVGAALLAASHSQYLNYLEVDES, from the exons ATGGCattttttgtaaccaaaaa TTTTATTGTGAGAATGGGGAAGGTGGCGGTGAGGGTGGCGTTGGGGGTGGCTGTGGTGGCGGCTGTAGCGGCGGCGGTGGTGGtgaggaggaggatgaggaAAGATGGGAAATATGGTAAGGCGATGGAGATAGTGAAGGAGCTGGAAGAGAAGTGTGGGACACCCATTGGGAAGCTACGACAGGTGGCTGATGCCATGACTGTGGAGATGCATGCTGGGTTGGCATCTGAGGGTGGCAGCAAGCTCAAGATGCTCATCAGCTATGTGGACAATTTACCAACTGG GAATGAAGAAGGATTATTTTATGCGTTAGATCTTGGTGGAACAAACTTCCGTGTGTTGAGGGTGCAGTTAAAGCATGGCGGTATCGCTAACCAAGAATTTGAGGAGGTGTCAATACCTCCAAATCTGATGACTGGGACTTCAGAT GTTGGCCAGGATGTGGTGGCAGAGTTAACAAAAGCCTTGAAAAGACAGGGCCTTGATATGGTTGTCACTGCTCTG GTCAATGATACTGTTGGAACATTAGCTGGAGGGAGATATTTCAACAAGGATGTTGTTGCTGCTGTGATCTTAGGTACGGGAACAAATGCTGCTTATGTAGAACGTGCACAGGCAATACCAAAATGGCATGGTGTTCTACCTAAATCAGGGGAGATG GTGATCAACATGGAGTGGGGTAACTTTAGGTCATCACATCTCCCGTTGACTGAGTACGATCATGCTTTGGATGTTGAGAGTTTAAACCCAGGGGAGCAG ATTTTCGAGAAGATCATTTCTGGTATGTATTTGGGAGAAATTGTACGAAGAGTTCTATTGAGGATGGCTGAAGAAGCTGCCTTTTTCGGGGAAATTGTTCCGGAAAAACTCAAAGTTCCATTCATATTGAG GACACCTCACATGTCAGCCATGCATCATGATACATCTTCTGATCTTAAAGTGGTAGCAAAAAATTTCACAGATATCTTAGAG ATTCCTAACACCTCCCTCAAAATGAGAAAAGTAGTTGTTGAGATCTGCAACATAGTGGCAACACGTGGTGCCCGACTTGCAGCAGCTGGGATCTTGGGTATCCTGAAGAAATTGGGAAGAGATGCAGTCAGGGATGGAGAGAACCAGAAGACAGTGATAGCCTTGGACGGTGGACTGTACGAGCACTATATTGAATACAGCAAGTGCTTGGAGAATACACTTGATGAATTGCTTGGTGACGAAGTTGCCAAAAGCATTGTGATGGAACACGCCAACGATGGCTCAGGCGTTGGAGCTGCCCTTCTTGCTGCCTCACATTCACAGTACCTTAACTACCTTGAAGTCGACGAGTCTTGA
- the LOC120007649 gene encoding hexokinase-2-like isoform X1 — translation MAFFVTKNFIVRMGKVAVRVALGVAVVAAVAAAVVVRRRMRKDGKYGKAMEIVKELEEKCGTPIGKLRQVADAMTVEMHAGLASEGGSKLKMLISYVDNLPTGNEEGLFYALDLGGTNFRVLRVQLKHGGIANQEFEEVSIPPNLMTGTSDALFDYIVAELAKFVAQESEDFQVAPGKQRELGFTFSFPVMQSSINSGTLLRWTKGFSIEDTVGQDVVAELTKALKRQGLDMVVTALVNDTVGTLAGGRYFNKDVVAAVILGTGTNAAYVERAQAIPKWHGVLPKSGEMVINMEWGNFRSSHLPLTEYDHALDVESLNPGEQIFEKIISGMYLGEIVRRVLLRMAEEAAFFGEIVPEKLKVPFILRTPHMSAMHHDTSSDLKVVAKNFTDILEIPNTSLKMRKVVVEICNIVATRGARLAAAGILGILKKLGRDAVRDGENQKTVIALDGGLYEHYIEYSKCLENTLDELLGDEVAKSIVMEHANDGSGVGAALLAASHSQYLNYLEVDES, via the exons ATGGCattttttgtaaccaaaaa TTTTATTGTGAGAATGGGGAAGGTGGCGGTGAGGGTGGCGTTGGGGGTGGCTGTGGTGGCGGCTGTAGCGGCGGCGGTGGTGGtgaggaggaggatgaggaAAGATGGGAAATATGGTAAGGCGATGGAGATAGTGAAGGAGCTGGAAGAGAAGTGTGGGACACCCATTGGGAAGCTACGACAGGTGGCTGATGCCATGACTGTGGAGATGCATGCTGGGTTGGCATCTGAGGGTGGCAGCAAGCTCAAGATGCTCATCAGCTATGTGGACAATTTACCAACTGG GAATGAAGAAGGATTATTTTATGCGTTAGATCTTGGTGGAACAAACTTCCGTGTGTTGAGGGTGCAGTTAAAGCATGGCGGTATCGCTAACCAAGAATTTGAGGAGGTGTCAATACCTCCAAATCTGATGACTGGGACTTCAGAT gcACTATTTGACTATATTGTAGCCGAACTTGCAAAATTTGTCGCTCAAGAGAGTGAAGATTTTCAAGTTGCTCCTGGAAAACAAAGGGAACTCGGCTTCACCTTCTCATTTCCTGTGATGCAATCATCCATAAATTCCGGGACTCTTCTTAGGTGGACAAAGGGATTCTCTATAGAGGATACA GTTGGCCAGGATGTGGTGGCAGAGTTAACAAAAGCCTTGAAAAGACAGGGCCTTGATATGGTTGTCACTGCTCTG GTCAATGATACTGTTGGAACATTAGCTGGAGGGAGATATTTCAACAAGGATGTTGTTGCTGCTGTGATCTTAGGTACGGGAACAAATGCTGCTTATGTAGAACGTGCACAGGCAATACCAAAATGGCATGGTGTTCTACCTAAATCAGGGGAGATG GTGATCAACATGGAGTGGGGTAACTTTAGGTCATCACATCTCCCGTTGACTGAGTACGATCATGCTTTGGATGTTGAGAGTTTAAACCCAGGGGAGCAG ATTTTCGAGAAGATCATTTCTGGTATGTATTTGGGAGAAATTGTACGAAGAGTTCTATTGAGGATGGCTGAAGAAGCTGCCTTTTTCGGGGAAATTGTTCCGGAAAAACTCAAAGTTCCATTCATATTGAG GACACCTCACATGTCAGCCATGCATCATGATACATCTTCTGATCTTAAAGTGGTAGCAAAAAATTTCACAGATATCTTAGAG ATTCCTAACACCTCCCTCAAAATGAGAAAAGTAGTTGTTGAGATCTGCAACATAGTGGCAACACGTGGTGCCCGACTTGCAGCAGCTGGGATCTTGGGTATCCTGAAGAAATTGGGAAGAGATGCAGTCAGGGATGGAGAGAACCAGAAGACAGTGATAGCCTTGGACGGTGGACTGTACGAGCACTATATTGAATACAGCAAGTGCTTGGAGAATACACTTGATGAATTGCTTGGTGACGAAGTTGCCAAAAGCATTGTGATGGAACACGCCAACGATGGCTCAGGCGTTGGAGCTGCCCTTCTTGCTGCCTCACATTCACAGTACCTTAACTACCTTGAAGTCGACGAGTCTTGA
- the LOC120007651 gene encoding auxin-responsive protein IAA26-like, whose amino-acid sequence MDSCSKNAKACPNLLDLIPKEREWLVKRDEERVHGSSVEKNLELKLGPPGVQDWSMKNSSRNNNKERDNEKSINLSLGYFSSMTSSTNNGNLTQKLSSSENLSSPWSTKGSSFLQFPSTTHQSLPVMAKESSQPCCTRVVNLQSAENKAFSPSPANTAVPNSSQKRTAPGPVVGWPPIRSFRKNLASSSSSKASPEPQNGVSNKKIACEKQVENCNKGLFVKINMDGIPIGRKVDLKAHDSYEKLSKAVDELFRDLLAAQKDSSAGGTMNTEEEEKPITGVLDGSGEYTLVYEDNEGDRMLVGDVPWHMFVCTVKRLRVLKSSDVSALSLASGKLDRTKLDSATLKGK is encoded by the exons ATGGATAGTTGTTCGAAGAATGCTAAGGCTTGTCCTAATTTGCTAGATTTGATTCCCAAAGAGAGAGAGTGGCTTGTGAAGAGAGATGAAGAGCGAGTCCATgggtcctctgtggagaaaaatCTTGAACTAAAGCTTGGTCCACCAGGTGTTCAAGACTGGTCCATGAAGAATTCCTCCAGAAACAACAACAAAGAAAGAGATAATGAAAAGTCTATTAACCTCTCTCTTGGCTACTTCTCTTCCATGACTAGCAGCACCAACAACGGGAACCTAACACAAAAGCTCTCTTCTTCTGAAAATTTGTCATCTCCATGGTCTACAAAGggttcttcttttcttcagtTTCCATCTACAACCCATCAAAGTTTGCCTGTCATGGCAAAGGAATCCTCACAACCCTGTTGCACCAGAGTAGTAAACTTGCAGTCTGCAGAAAATAAGGCGTTTTCACCATCACCTGCAAATACTGCTGTGCCCAACAGCTCCCAGAAAAG AACTGCCCCTGGTCCAGTTGTGGGTTGGCCTCCAATCCGTTCATTTAGGAAAAATCTGGCAAGTAGCAGTTCTTCTAAAGCATCTCCTGAACCTCAAAATGGTGTCTCAAACAAGAAGATTGCTTGTGAAAaacaagttgaaaattgcaataAAGGTTTGTTTGTGAAGATTAACATGGATGGAATCCCAATTGGAAGGAAAGTGGATCTAAAAGCCCATGACAGTTATGAAAAACTTTCAAAAGCTGTTGATGAACTCTTTAGAGATCTTCTTGCAG CTCAAAAAGATTCCTCTGCTGGTGGAACAATGAACactgaagaggaagagaaaCCAATTACTGGTGTATTGGATGGAAGTGGCGAATATACTCTTGTTTACGAGGATAATGAAGGAGACAGGATGCTTGTTGGGGATGTCCCATGGCA TATGTTTGTATGCACGGTGAAGAGGCTGCGTGTTTTGAAGAGTTCCGACGTCTCTGCCTTAAGCC ttgcAAGTGGAAAGCTAGACAGGACTAAACTGGACTCAGCGACATTGAAAGGAAAATGA
- the LOC120007910 gene encoding lysM domain receptor-like kinase 3 isoform X1 translates to MNFVRTNLLVLVVIFLFQCVNSYPTIPMNCTDTTRLCTSFLAFRPQENQTLAVVQSMFDVLPGDITIEGNNHGYVFIKKNCSCLSTTKNYVTNTTFTVKSNEGNVNEMVVEAYDGLAIVPDTTRKAKAGAVVSLRLFCGCSSGLWNYLMSYVMMEGDSLGSLASRFGVSMDVIEEFNGIDNPDNVTVGDLYYIPLNSVPGEPYPVEIGSPPAPAPALPPSTDGFAADQVNHKAHVPYGWILGSSGFALAFIMLSVVLCVFLRTSCCSTEAQSKHAKDLDGKSSHKFHILRKPSFCCASGRYTCCKAGDVKQTNGDSSNHQITIPKALSADMFDMEKPVVVTYDEINFATDGFSDSRLLGHGTYGSVYSGLLRDQEVSVKRMTATKTKEFMSEMKVLCKVHHTNLVELIGYAASDDELFLIYEYAQKGSLKSHLVDPQNKGHTSLSWIMRVQIALDAARGLEYIHEHTRTHYVHRDIKTSNILLDGAFRAKISDFGLAKLVGKTCDGEASATKVVGTYGYLAPEYLSNGLATTKSDVYAFGVVLFEIISGREAIIRTEGITTKNPERRSLASIMLAALRSTPDSMSMSSMKDYIDSNMMDLYPRDCLYKMAMLAKQCVDDDPILRPDMKQVVISLSQILLSTVEWEATLAGNSMVFSGLVQGR, encoded by the exons ATGAATTTTGTGCGGACAAATTTATTGGTTCTTGTAGTGATCTTTCTCTTTCAATGTGTGAACTCATACCCAACAATACCCATGAATTGTACGGACACTACGCGCCTGTGCACATCGTTTTTGGCCTTCAGGCCTCAAGAGAACCAGACCCTTGCTGTGGTCCAGAGCATGTTCGACGTATTGCCTGGTGATATTACTATTGAAGGGAACAACCACGGCTATGTGTTTATCAAGAAAAATTGCTCTTGTTTGTCTACTACCAAGAACTATGTGACTAACACCACGTTTACAGTTAAATCAAATGAAGGGAATGTGAATGAGATGGTGGTGGAGGCCTATGATGGTCTTGCTATTGTGCCTGATACTACAAGAAAGGCAAAGGCAGGTGCAGTGGTGTCATTGAGACTATTCTGTGGTTGTTCAAGTGGACTGTGGAATTACTTGATGAGTTATGTGATGATGGAGGGGGACAGCTTGGGGTCATTAGCTAGTCGATTTGGGGTTAGCATGGATGTCATTGAGGAATTCAACGGGATTGACAATCCTGATAATGTCACTGTGGGTGATCTGTACTATATACCCCTGAATTCAG TTCCCGGTGAGCCTTATCCTGTGGAAATTGGCAGTCCCCCTGCCCCTGCTCCTGCTCTTCCACCATCTACTGATGGTTTTGCAG CAGATCAAGTAAATCATAAGGCTCATGTACCCTATGGATGGATCTTAGGAAGTTCAGGCTTTGCTCTTGCTTTTATTATGTTAAGCGTGGTTCTTTGTGTCTTCTTGAGGACGTCATGCTGCTCCACTGAAGCCCAAAGTAAGCATGCGAAAGATCTTGATGGCAAGAGTTCACATAAGTTTCATATTCTTCGGAAGCCAAGTTTCTGTTGTGCTTCAGGGAGGTACACGTGCTGCAAGGCTGGGGATGTGAAGCAAACCAATGGGGACTCTAGCAACCATCAGATTACTATTCCCAAAGCTTTAAGTGCTGACATGTTTGACATGGAGAAGCCTGTGGTTGTTACAtatgatgaaattaattttgcaacTGATGGGTTCTCTGATTCGAGGCTCCTTGGTCATGGAACATATGGTTCTGTGTATTCTGGCCTCCTCCGTGACCAG GAAGTTTCTGTTAAAAGAATGACAGCCACAAAAACTAAAGAATTTATGTCGGAGATGAAAGTCCTGTGCAAGGTTCATCATACAAATCTG GTAGAATTGATTGGCTATGCGGCTAGTGATGATGAACTTTTCCTTATATATGAATATGCACAGAAGGGTTCACTTAAAAGTCACTTAGTTGATCCTCAGAACAAGG GTCATACATCACTTTCGTGGATCATGAGGGTCCAAATTGCACTTGATGCAGCTAGAGGTCTTGAATACATTCATGAACACACTAGAACTCATTATGTTCATCGAGATATCAAGACAAGCAACATCTTACTTGATGGTGCCTTCAGGGCTAAG ATTTCAGATTTTGGTTTGGCAAAACTAGTTGGAAAAACTTGTGATGGAGAAGCATCAGCAACTAAAGTTGTTGGCACATATGGTTATCTGGCTCCAGA GTACTTGAGCAATGGCCTTGCCACAACCAAGAGTGATGTGTACGCATTTGGTGTAGTTCTCTTTGAAATTATATCTGGACGGGAGGCTATTATACGAACAGAGGGCATAACGACGAAAAATCCTGAAAGACGTTCACTGGCATCCATT ATGTTGGCAGCACTGAGGAGCACACCCGACTCTATGAGCATGTCAAGCATGAAAGATTACATTGACTCTAATATGATGGATTTATATCCCCGTGATTGTTTATACAAG ATGGCTATGCTGGCAAAACAATGCGTGGATGACGACCCCATCCTACGCCCAGACATGAAGCAAGTCGTGATTTCATTGTCACAGATCCTTCTGTCCACTGTCGAATGGGAAGCAACTCTTGCCGGAAACAGTATGGTCTTCAGCGGCCTTGTCCAAGGGAGATAG
- the LOC120007910 gene encoding lysM domain receptor-like kinase 3 isoform X2, with protein MNFVRTNLLVLVVIFLFQCVNSYPTIPMNCTDTTRLCTSFLAFRPQENQTLAVVQSMFDVLPGDITIEGNNHGYVFIKKNCSCLSTTKNYVTNTTFTVKSNEGNVNEMVVEAYDGLAIVPDTTRKAKAGAVVSLRLFCGCSSGLWNYLMSYVMMEGDSLGSLASRFGVSMDVIEEFNGIDNPDNVTVGDLYYIPLNSVPGEPYPVEIGSPPAPAPALPPSTDGFADQVNHKAHVPYGWILGSSGFALAFIMLSVVLCVFLRTSCCSTEAQSKHAKDLDGKSSHKFHILRKPSFCCASGRYTCCKAGDVKQTNGDSSNHQITIPKALSADMFDMEKPVVVTYDEINFATDGFSDSRLLGHGTYGSVYSGLLRDQEVSVKRMTATKTKEFMSEMKVLCKVHHTNLVELIGYAASDDELFLIYEYAQKGSLKSHLVDPQNKGHTSLSWIMRVQIALDAARGLEYIHEHTRTHYVHRDIKTSNILLDGAFRAKISDFGLAKLVGKTCDGEASATKVVGTYGYLAPEYLSNGLATTKSDVYAFGVVLFEIISGREAIIRTEGITTKNPERRSLASIMLAALRSTPDSMSMSSMKDYIDSNMMDLYPRDCLYKMAMLAKQCVDDDPILRPDMKQVVISLSQILLSTVEWEATLAGNSMVFSGLVQGR; from the exons ATGAATTTTGTGCGGACAAATTTATTGGTTCTTGTAGTGATCTTTCTCTTTCAATGTGTGAACTCATACCCAACAATACCCATGAATTGTACGGACACTACGCGCCTGTGCACATCGTTTTTGGCCTTCAGGCCTCAAGAGAACCAGACCCTTGCTGTGGTCCAGAGCATGTTCGACGTATTGCCTGGTGATATTACTATTGAAGGGAACAACCACGGCTATGTGTTTATCAAGAAAAATTGCTCTTGTTTGTCTACTACCAAGAACTATGTGACTAACACCACGTTTACAGTTAAATCAAATGAAGGGAATGTGAATGAGATGGTGGTGGAGGCCTATGATGGTCTTGCTATTGTGCCTGATACTACAAGAAAGGCAAAGGCAGGTGCAGTGGTGTCATTGAGACTATTCTGTGGTTGTTCAAGTGGACTGTGGAATTACTTGATGAGTTATGTGATGATGGAGGGGGACAGCTTGGGGTCATTAGCTAGTCGATTTGGGGTTAGCATGGATGTCATTGAGGAATTCAACGGGATTGACAATCCTGATAATGTCACTGTGGGTGATCTGTACTATATACCCCTGAATTCAG TTCCCGGTGAGCCTTATCCTGTGGAAATTGGCAGTCCCCCTGCCCCTGCTCCTGCTCTTCCACCATCTACTGATGGTTTTGCAG ATCAAGTAAATCATAAGGCTCATGTACCCTATGGATGGATCTTAGGAAGTTCAGGCTTTGCTCTTGCTTTTATTATGTTAAGCGTGGTTCTTTGTGTCTTCTTGAGGACGTCATGCTGCTCCACTGAAGCCCAAAGTAAGCATGCGAAAGATCTTGATGGCAAGAGTTCACATAAGTTTCATATTCTTCGGAAGCCAAGTTTCTGTTGTGCTTCAGGGAGGTACACGTGCTGCAAGGCTGGGGATGTGAAGCAAACCAATGGGGACTCTAGCAACCATCAGATTACTATTCCCAAAGCTTTAAGTGCTGACATGTTTGACATGGAGAAGCCTGTGGTTGTTACAtatgatgaaattaattttgcaacTGATGGGTTCTCTGATTCGAGGCTCCTTGGTCATGGAACATATGGTTCTGTGTATTCTGGCCTCCTCCGTGACCAG GAAGTTTCTGTTAAAAGAATGACAGCCACAAAAACTAAAGAATTTATGTCGGAGATGAAAGTCCTGTGCAAGGTTCATCATACAAATCTG GTAGAATTGATTGGCTATGCGGCTAGTGATGATGAACTTTTCCTTATATATGAATATGCACAGAAGGGTTCACTTAAAAGTCACTTAGTTGATCCTCAGAACAAGG GTCATACATCACTTTCGTGGATCATGAGGGTCCAAATTGCACTTGATGCAGCTAGAGGTCTTGAATACATTCATGAACACACTAGAACTCATTATGTTCATCGAGATATCAAGACAAGCAACATCTTACTTGATGGTGCCTTCAGGGCTAAG ATTTCAGATTTTGGTTTGGCAAAACTAGTTGGAAAAACTTGTGATGGAGAAGCATCAGCAACTAAAGTTGTTGGCACATATGGTTATCTGGCTCCAGA GTACTTGAGCAATGGCCTTGCCACAACCAAGAGTGATGTGTACGCATTTGGTGTAGTTCTCTTTGAAATTATATCTGGACGGGAGGCTATTATACGAACAGAGGGCATAACGACGAAAAATCCTGAAAGACGTTCACTGGCATCCATT ATGTTGGCAGCACTGAGGAGCACACCCGACTCTATGAGCATGTCAAGCATGAAAGATTACATTGACTCTAATATGATGGATTTATATCCCCGTGATTGTTTATACAAG ATGGCTATGCTGGCAAAACAATGCGTGGATGACGACCCCATCCTACGCCCAGACATGAAGCAAGTCGTGATTTCATTGTCACAGATCCTTCTGTCCACTGTCGAATGGGAAGCAACTCTTGCCGGAAACAGTATGGTCTTCAGCGGCCTTGTCCAAGGGAGATAG
- the LOC120006870 gene encoding transcription factor MYBS3-like, with protein sequence MHRLSLSYTNKTQIDSLSLSLLFFRLIWLCSANSAARVVMTRRCSHCSKDGHNSRTCSARSGGSSSASSSSISGGVRLFGVRLTDGSIIKKSASMGNLSMAHYHSSSSAAASPNPDSPVSEHVGDPNHLPDGYLSDDLAHGSGSGNRRGERKKGVPWTEEEHRMFLIGLQKLGKGDWRGIARNYVVSRTPTQVASHAQKYFIRQTNATRRKRRSSLFDMVPDVGTDPLSLAEDQAFLPSTQGEDENLDALPSLNLSLNTEYEPMETTPSETIQEEHEESLMVSNQSTPTVPATNDNVPVVHGASEFATFVPGFFPAYVPVTYPFWPLSVAPPEDGAVTSHHQVLKPIPMLPKEPVNVDELVGMSQLSLGETGRGQREPSPLSLKLIGEPSRQSAFHANAPASRSDLNKGDNGAIQAI encoded by the exons ATGCACCGTCTCAGTCTCTCGTACACGAATAAGACGCAGatagactctctctctctctctctcttattcttTCGATTGATTTGGCTCTGTTCGGCTAACTCGGCGGCCCGAGTTGTGATGACTCGTCGGTGCTCGCATTGCAGCAAAGACGGCCACAACTCTCGCACATGCTCCGCCCGCTCCGGCGGCTCGTCGTCGGCCTCTTCGAGCAGCATCTCCGGGGGCGTGAGGCTGTTTGGGGTTAGGCTCACCGATGGGTCTATTATTAAGAAGAGTGCGAGTATGGGTAATTTATCCATGGCGCACTACCACAGCTCGTCCTCCGCCGCCGCGTCGCCTAACCCCGACTCGCCTGTGTCGGAGCATGTTGGCGACCCGAATCACTTGCCTGATGGGTACTTGTCCGATGACCTTGCCCATGGGTCCGGGTCAGGGAATCGACGCGGTGAGAGAAAGAAAG GTGTCCCATGGACAGAAGAGGAGCATAGGATGTTCTTAATTGGACTACAGAAATTGGGTAAAGGGGACTGGCGTGGAATAGCTAGAAATTATGTCGTGTCTCGGACTCCTACCCAGGTAGCAAGTCATGCTCAGAAGTACTTCATTCGGCAAACTAACGCTACTCGAAGAAAGAGACGCTCCAGCCTCTTTGACATGGTTCCGGATGTG ggCACAGATCCGCTGTCACTTGCAGAAGATCAAGCATTTCTGCCTTCAACTCAGGGAGAAGATGAAAATCTGGATGCACTGCCTTCACTAAATCTCTCTCTGAACACAGAATACGAACCCATGGAAACTACACCTTCAGAAACTATCCAAGAGGAACATGAAGAAAGTCTTATGGTGTCAAATCAAAGCACGCCCACTGTTCCTGCAACAAATGACAATGTACCTGTTGTTCATGGGGCCAGTGAATTCGCAACATTTGTTCCTGGATTCTTTCCAGCATATGTGCCTGTCACGTATCCATTTTGGCCTTTAAGTGTTGCCCCTCCTGAAGATGGCGCGGTGACATCACATCATCAGGTCCTGAAGCCGATTCCAATGCTACCCAAGGAACCTGTCAATGTAGATGAACTAGTAGGCATGTCTCAACTCAGCCTGGGAGAGACAGGCAGAGGCCAGAGAGAGCCTTCGCCACTCTCTTTAAAGTTGATAGGAGAACCCTCAAGGCAGTCAGCATTTCATGCAAATGCTCCGGCAAGCAGGTCAGATTTAAACAAGGGCGACAATGGTGCTATCCAAGCTATTTGA